TACAATTCGCGCAGGCAGACTGTGTGCACTGAACAGCACTCGTACATCCCCGCGTTTGGCTCCCGCTTCCTCGAAAGCATCCAATTTGGCGCTAACACGTGTGGAGAGAGCTTGAATCAATTTTGGATGCAGGTGATAACTCTCAATAAAGGACATCTGGATACCCAGTTCTTCCGCTTTCTCACGAGCGCGCTTGATGTAGCTTCCTACACTCATCGTGGAGAAATGAGGTGCCAGTACGATGCCTATTGCAGTCTGAATTCCATCCTTCGCCATCTGTTCCACGCCATCCTCAATGAACGGATATGCATGCTTCAACCCTTGATAACAACGGAATTCAACTTCTTCTGAACGGCCATCCTCGTTTAACGTCTCCTGAAGGGCCTTAACCTGATTATCCGTGTTTTCCCGAAGAGGAAATACACCCCCAACGATCGCTTCATAACGGTCGGTCAATTCCTTCAGTTGTTCCGGTTCAGGCGGACGTCCTCTGCGGATATGTGTGTAGTATGCTTCAATACTTTCCATATTCTCAGGTGTGCCATACGACATCACCAGTACACCTACTGTATTAGTCATTAGTTACCGTCACCCCAGTCTTCAAAGCTTCAGCGGAATATTCATGAATATACGCCGTGAGTTCTCTTAATTTATCCAATGATGCCTCAGGAAATAGTCCGTGCCCCAGATTGAAAATATACCCTGGCTCCTTGATGCCTTCATCAATAATCAGTTTGGCATGCTGCTTGATCAGATCCATCGGTGCAGTCAGCACATAAGGGTCCAAATTCCCTTGCACAGCAAATTTCCCGCCCAGTCGTTTACGTCCCTCGGAGATTGATACTCTCCAATCCAGCCCAATCACATCGGCTTGCAGATCATGCAGGGTTGGCAGCAATTCACCAGAAGCCACACCTGGGAAATAAATTTTCGGTACATTCAAATCCGATAATTCGGTAAAGATACGAGTAATCGTCGGCAACACATACGTTCTAAAGTCGTTTGGCGAAAGTGCGCCCACCCAGCTGTCAAACAGTTGGAATGCTTTACCGCCGTTCGCAATGTGTGCACGGACATATGTAATCACCATATCGCCCAGTTTTTGCATCAATTTATGCCACACTTCAGGTTCACTGTACATCATCGTTTTGGTACGTATGTACCCTTTGGAAGGTCGGCCTTCAATCAAATAGCTGGCAATGGTAAACGGTGCACCGGCAAACGTAATCAAGGGTACATCCAGTTCCTTGTCCAGAATGCGAATCGTCTCCAGAATATGAGACAGATCTCCTTCCACATCAATAGGACGCAAACGATCCACATCTGCCGCCGTGCGGATTGGATTGTCTATAACAGGTCCAATATTTTTAACAATATCAAAATCTATACCGAGGGAAGCAACCGGATTCATAATATCGGAATACAAAATAGCCGCATCCACACCGAGTTTACGTACCGGCATGAGTGTAACTTCAGCTGCTAGCTCAGGTTGACGGCAAATTTCGAGCAAAGAATACTTTTCTTTAATCTTGCGATATTCGGGATCATAACGCCCAGCCTGACGCATGTACCACACGGGAACACGGTCCACCTGCTGTTTGAAGCTGGCTTGAATCAGACGATCATTATAGCTCATGTAAGAAGCCTCCAATAGTTTTTGGACTCATAAATAACATTATGCCCTTTTTAAAGAGCAGTAACAACCACGTGTCGATCTGTTCCGATGACAATACTATGACATTCCTTACATCCCCTCACTCATATGCAAATTATGTTATAATGAAAGAATCGTGTTTTTTTGAAACGTTGCAGAAACGATCTGAAAGGAAGTGAAAGCACTTTGAAAACGTGGAAAGTAAACCTCATTGTGCTTTGGTTTGGACAATTTCTGGTCAACTCGGGCATGACCATGATTACCCCGTTTTTGTCCCTTTATCTCGCCAAGGATCTTGGCGTGGTTGGTGAGCATGAGATTGGCATATGGGCGGGATTTATATTTGCTGCCAACTTCCTCACCTCATTTTTGTTCCAGCCCTTGTGGGGCAAATTGTCCGACAAGTACGGCCGGAAAATTATGTTGCTGCGTTCCGGCTTCGGGATGGCGATCGTAATTGCCTTAATGGGTTTTGCACAGAACCCGTGGCAGCTCCTTTTATTACGGTTGCTTAACGGTACGATCTCCGGCTTCAACCCGGCAGCAGTTGCGCTGATCTCGGGTACAACGCCGAAGGATCGCATGGGTTTCGCCATGGGCATCAGCCAGTCCGGTCAGGTGGCCGGTACGATTCTGGGTCCGCTGATCGGCGGTTTGCTCGCTGATGCAGTGGGCTTCCGCCCGATCTTCTATATTACTGGCGGACTGATCTTCGCAGCTTCGATGCTCGCCATGTTCCTGGTCAGAGAGAAGTTTGACCGCAAAGAAGCGGCCAAACTGCCGGAACAATCCGTATTGTCCGGTCTGAAGGAACTGAACAAGTCTCCCCAATTACCTGCCTTGTTCGCTGTAACATTCCTGCTGCAATTTGCCATGATCAGCCCGATGTCACTCTTGCCGCTGTATGTACAGAAACTACACGGTTCGGATGTCAACGTGGCCTTCTGGGCAGGTCTTGTCGGTGCAGTCACGGGACTCTCCAACATGGCCATGTCCCCGATTCTCGGGAAGCTCAGCGACAGGATAGGTTCACACAAAGTACTTACGTTTTCTCTTATAGGAACAGGGCTCATGCTTATACCTCAGGCTT
Above is a window of Paenibacillus sp. E222 DNA encoding:
- the hemH gene encoding ferrochelatase: MTNTVGVLVMSYGTPENMESIEAYYTHIRRGRPPEPEQLKELTDRYEAIVGGVFPLRENTDNQVKALQETLNEDGRSEEVEFRCYQGLKHAYPFIEDGVEQMAKDGIQTAIGIVLAPHFSTMSVGSYIKRAREKAEELGIQMSFIESYHLHPKLIQALSTRVSAKLDAFEEAGAKRGDVRVLFSAHSLPARIVDIGDPYPQQLLETSEVIASRLGITNWQFTWQSAGRTAEPWLGPDILDTLQELAREQVEDVLVAPIGFVSDHLEVLYDLDIEAKAIAKEIDMRLMRIDSLNSDPLYMETLSDVIISQWQQGTDE
- the hemE gene encoding uroporphyrinogen decarboxylase; translation: MSYNDRLIQASFKQQVDRVPVWYMRQAGRYDPEYRKIKEKYSLLEICRQPELAAEVTLMPVRKLGVDAAILYSDIMNPVASLGIDFDIVKNIGPVIDNPIRTAADVDRLRPIDVEGDLSHILETIRILDKELDVPLITFAGAPFTIASYLIEGRPSKGYIRTKTMMYSEPEVWHKLMQKLGDMVITYVRAHIANGGKAFQLFDSWVGALSPNDFRTYVLPTITRIFTELSDLNVPKIYFPGVASGELLPTLHDLQADVIGLDWRVSISEGRKRLGGKFAVQGNLDPYVLTAPMDLIKQHAKLIIDEGIKEPGYIFNLGHGLFPEASLDKLRELTAYIHEYSAEALKTGVTVTND
- a CDS encoding MFS transporter translates to MKTWKVNLIVLWFGQFLVNSGMTMITPFLSLYLAKDLGVVGEHEIGIWAGFIFAANFLTSFLFQPLWGKLSDKYGRKIMLLRSGFGMAIVIALMGFAQNPWQLLLLRLLNGTISGFNPAAVALISGTTPKDRMGFAMGISQSGQVAGTILGPLIGGLLADAVGFRPIFYITGGLIFAASMLAMFLVREKFDRKEAAKLPEQSVLSGLKELNKSPQLPALFAVTFLLQFAMISPMSLLPLYVQKLHGSDVNVAFWAGLVGAVTGLSNMAMSPILGKLSDRIGSHKVLTFSLIGTGLMLIPQAFVQTVWQLILVRFMMGVFMGGLLPSVNALIRSYTPDSMISRAFSFNTSTLALGNMLGAVIGGFMAGFIGIEGLFIVSGGLLLLNMMWVRLKLYRKPPLIREP